Proteins found in one Miscanthus floridulus cultivar M001 chromosome 4, ASM1932011v1, whole genome shotgun sequence genomic segment:
- the LOC136549450 gene encoding ETO1-like protein 1 has product MRSSFPSESPCDEQHIHGYGFNPQSWLQVERGKLPKSSYPASSIESLIKIAEPPVVPLYKPLDYVEVLSRIHEELEQCRPRERPGLYLVQSQVFRGLGEPKLRQRSLHSAWRCANTVHEKVIFGAWLRYEKRGEEIISDVLASCRKCCREFGLLDVASEMPVRNFEVIGSWETGSSSQVSSMVTFQIQDGRVTCDRCKIASLSIPFCSMLNGPFTESQLELVDLSENGISLEGMRAVSEFSSTCSLGDLPVEILLEILVFANTFCCDSLKDACDRKLASFVSSRQDAVELMTLAFEENAPVLAASCLQMLLQELPDCLADDLVISLFLGATAQQQLIMVGQASFLLYCLLSEVAMNIDPRTDTTVFLSEKLVQLAVTPTQKQIAFHQLGCIRLLRKEYSEAEHGFEVAFSAGHVYSIAGIARITGIQGQKALAYEKLSSVITSNLPLGWMHLERSLYSEGDRKLADLDKASELDPTLTYPYMYRAASLMRKKDAKLALEEINRLLGFKLALECLELRICLYLALEDYKSAICDIHAILTLSPDYRMLEGRVAASKIGTLLGAHVEQWNTAECWLQLYERWSSVDDIGSLSVIYRMLESDAAKGVLYFRQSLLLLRLNCPEAAMRSLQLARHHAATEHERLVYEGWLLYDTGHCEEALQKAEESISIQRSFEAFFLKAYVLADSGVDPSYSATVISLLEDALKCPSDRLRKGQALNNLGGVYVDCDKLDSAADCYTSALKIRHTRAHQGLARVHFLRNNREAAYEEMTKLIEKAKNNASAYEKRSEYCEREQTMTDLQTVTQLDPLRVYPYRYRAAVLMDSHKENNAIAELSRAISFKADLHLLHLRAAFHEHIGDVPSALRDCRAALSLDPNHQEMLELQKRVNSQEP; this is encoded by the exons ATGAGGAGCAGCTTCCCGTCGGAGTCGCCGTGCGACGAGCAGCACATCCATGGTTATGGCTTCAACCCGCAGTCATGGCTGCAGGTGGAGCGAGGGAAGCTGCCCAAGTCGTCCTACCCGGCTTCCTCCAT TGAGTCACTCATCAAGATTGCTGAGCCACCTGTAGTGCCGTTGTATAAGCCTTTGGATTATGTTGAGGTGCTGTCAAGGATCCACGAGGAGCTTGAACAATGTAGGCCGAGGGAGCGGCCAGGGCTGTATTTGGTCCAGTCCCAGGTGTTTCGGGGCCTTGGGGAGCCAAAATTGCGCCAGAGGAGCCTCCACTCTGCCTGGCGCTGCGCAAACACTGTCCATGAGAAAGTCATATTTGGGGCCTGGCTGCGGTACGAGAAGCGGGGGGAGGAGATCATATCTGACGTCCTTGCATCATGTCGGAAATGCTGTCGAGAGTTTGGTCTACTTGATGTTGCTTCCGAGATGCCTGTGCGGAATTTTGAGGTAATTGGTTCATGGGAGACAGGCTCATCGTCTCAAGTTTCTTCCATGGTAACCTTCCAAATACAGGATGGTAGGGTGACATGTGATAGGTGCAAGATTGCGTCTTTGTCAATACCATTTTGCTCCATGCTTAATGGGCCGTTCACTGAGTCACAGCTTGAGCTTGTTGATTTGTCAGAGAATGGTATTTCGTTGGAGGGCATGAGAGCTGTTTCTGAGTTTAGTTCTACATGTAGTTTAGGGGATCTGCCTGTGGAAATCTTATTGGAGATCCTGGTGTTTGCAAACACATTTTGTTGTGACAGTCTAAAAGATGCATGTGATAGGAAACTGGCTTCATTTGTTTCATCAAGGCAGGATGCCGTTGAGCTCATGACATTGGCATTTGAAGAAAATGCGCCAGTTCTTGCTGCTTCTTGCTTGCAAATGCTTTTACAGGAACTTCCCGATTGTCTAGCTGACGATCTAGTAATTAGCCTCTTCTTAGGTGCAACTGCACAGCAACAACTTATCATGGTTGGGCAGGCGTCCTTTTTGTTGTATTGCTTGCTTAGTGAAGTAGCAATGAACATTGATCCGAGGACAGACACAACTGTATTCTTGTCAGAGAAGCTTGTTCAGCTAGCAGTTACCCCTACTCAGAAGCAAATAGCTTTCCATCAACTTGGATGCATTAGACTTTTGAGAAAAGAATATAGTGAAGCTGAACATGGATTTGAGGTTGCCTTCTCTGCCGGTCATGTGTATTCGATTGCTGGTATTGCTAGAATCACTGGCATACAAGGCCAAAAGGCTTTGGCTTATGAGAAGCTCAGTTCAGTCATAACATCAAATTTGCCACTGGGGTGGATGCATCTGGAGAGGTCGTTGTATTCAGAAGGTGATAGAAAGCTGGCAGACCTTGACAAAGCAAGTGAGTTGGATCCTACTCTCACTTACCCTTACATGTATCGAGCTGCATCCTTGATGagaaagaaagatgctaaacttGCCTTAGAGGAAATTAATCGACTCTTGGGTTTCAAGTTAGCATTGGAGTGCCTGGAGCTAAGGATCTGTCTATACTTGGCTCTTGAAGACTATAAGTCTGCCATCTGTGATATCCATGCGATTCTTACTCTTTCACCTGATTATCGGATGTTGGAAGGACGTGTAGCTGCTTCCAAAATAGGCACTCTTCTGGGTGCACATGTTGAGCAATGGAATACAGCTGAGTGTTGGCTACAACTTTATGAGCGCTGGTCATCAGTGGATGATATTGGTTCCCTTTCAGTGATCTATCGGATGCTTGAGTCAGATGCAGCAAAAGGTGTCCTGTACTTTAGGCAATCTTTGCTGCTCCTTAG GTTGAACTGTCCTGAGGCAGCGATGCGCAGTTTGCAATTGGCAAGGCATCATGCAGCAACTGAGCATGAACGACTAGTCTATGAGGGGTGGCTTTTGTATGACACAGGGCACTGTGAGGAGGCCCTACAAAAAGCGGAAGAATCTATTTCTATTCAAAGATCCTTTGAGGCGTTCTTTCTGAAAGCCTATGTTTTGGCTGACTCAGGAGTTGATCCTTCTTATTCCGCGACTGTTATCTCGCTTCTTGAAGATGCATTGAAATGCCCTTCTGACCGGCTTCGGAAGGGTCAG GCATTGAATAACCTTGGTGGTGTCTATGTTGATTGTGACAAGTTAGACTCAGCAGCTGATTGCTATACAAGTGCATTGAAGATTCGACACACTAGAGCCCATCAAGGTCTTGCTCGTGTTCATTTTCTCAGGAACAACAGGGAAGCTGCATATGAAGAGAtgacaaagttgatagaaaaagctaAAAACAATGCTTCGGCTTATGAGAAACGTTCAGAATATTGCGAACGGGAACAAACTATGACAGATTTGCAAACCGTGACCCAATTGGATCCTTTACGTGTTTATCCATACAGATATCGAGCAGCAG TGCTGATGGATAGCCACAAGGAGAACAATGCAATAGCGGAGCTCAGCCGTGCGATATCCTTCAAAGCCGACCTGCACTTGCTGCATCTCCGGGCAGCTTTCCATGAGCACATCGGGGATGTACCGAGCGCTCTCCGTGATTGTAGAGCCGCCCTTTCCTTGGACCCGAATCACCAGGAAATGCTGGAGCTTCAGAAACGTGTGAACAGCCAAGAGCCCTGA